Proteins encoded in a region of the Streptomyces sp. NBC_00310 genome:
- a CDS encoding EF-hand domain-containing protein, with product MVSSEYERRIAARFATFDQDGNGWIDREDFSAASKAVLNEFGTTARSDKGQALYGGAEAFWQGMAGIADRDGDQRITRDEFVNGAVKRLRDNPDRFAEIARPFLHAALAVADADGDGRATVEETARILKALGAPEEVAAAAAATLDTDSDGKVDEVEVVTAFARFFTVPE from the coding sequence ATGGTCAGCAGCGAGTACGAGCGCAGGATCGCCGCCCGGTTCGCCACCTTCGACCAGGACGGCAACGGCTGGATCGACCGCGAGGACTTCAGCGCGGCGAGCAAGGCGGTTCTCAACGAGTTCGGCACCACCGCCCGTTCCGACAAGGGCCAGGCCCTGTACGGCGGCGCCGAGGCCTTCTGGCAGGGTATGGCCGGAATCGCGGACCGGGACGGCGACCAGCGCATCACCCGGGACGAGTTCGTGAACGGCGCGGTCAAGCGACTGCGCGACAACCCCGACCGTTTCGCCGAGATCGCCCGCCCCTTCCTGCACGCGGCCCTCGCCGTCGCGGACGCCGACGGGGACGGAAGGGCCACGGTCGAGGAGACCGCCCGGATCCTCAAGGCCCTCGGCGCCCCCGAGGAGGTCGCCGCGGCGGCCGCCGCCACCCTCGACACCGACTCCGACGGCAAGGTGGACGAGGTGGAGGTCGTGACCGCGTTCGCCCGCTTCTTCACCGTGCCCGAGTAG
- a CDS encoding STAS domain-containing protein: MAVAFEVTDGGQGEWAVLHVSGEMDLVTSPVLRQRVHDAVADGRRSLVLDLSGVVFCDSSGVGVMIATRRLMRSCQGRLRLILPADGHAGGGPAEGAHVSRVLAALGVRRLFDVHPDVRSAVAPESEDEADQLSA; the protein is encoded by the coding sequence ATCGCGGTGGCGTTCGAAGTGACCGACGGCGGGCAAGGCGAGTGGGCCGTGCTGCACGTGTCCGGAGAGATGGACCTGGTCACGTCGCCCGTGCTCCGCCAGCGGGTGCACGACGCGGTGGCCGACGGTCGCCGAAGTCTCGTCCTCGACCTCTCCGGCGTCGTCTTCTGCGACTCCAGCGGCGTGGGGGTCATGATCGCCACCCGCCGCCTGATGCGTTCCTGCCAGGGACGGCTCCGGCTGATCCTCCCCGCCGACGGCCACGCGGGCGGCGGCCCGGCCGAGGGCGCGCACGTCAGCCGCGTCCTCGCCGCCCTCGGCGTCCGCCGCCTCTTCGACGTCCATCCGGACGTCCGCTCGGCGGTCGCACCGGAGTCCGAGGACGAGGCCGACCAGCTGTCGGCCTGA
- a CDS encoding sigma-70 family RNA polymerase sigma factor: MATKDAPPRWDRRMQQRLARGEAAALGELYDRFASLVHGLAHRVLGDERGADGITREVFLQLWENPEAYDPKQGPLRSWVAALTHRLAVQRLRVTEAAALARGGEGTTEDLERKVHHASVAARADYIVQAMPTPLRAALELAYFQRRDYRQTATDLGVTEDEARRRLRLGLQLLSTAHDTRLSGAPPEPGATA, translated from the coding sequence ATGGCGACGAAGGACGCACCGCCCCGCTGGGACCGCAGGATGCAGCAGCGGCTGGCGCGCGGCGAGGCGGCCGCGCTCGGTGAGCTGTACGACCGGTTCGCGTCCCTCGTGCACGGGCTGGCCCACCGCGTCCTCGGGGACGAGCGGGGCGCCGACGGCATCACCCGCGAGGTGTTCCTCCAGCTCTGGGAGAACCCCGAGGCGTACGACCCCAAGCAGGGCCCCCTGCGTTCCTGGGTGGCGGCGCTGACCCATCGCCTCGCCGTGCAGCGACTGCGCGTCACCGAGGCCGCCGCGCTCGCCCGGGGCGGCGAGGGCACCACCGAGGATCTGGAGCGCAAGGTCCACCACGCGTCGGTCGCGGCCCGCGCCGACTACATAGTGCAGGCGATGCCGACCCCGCTGCGGGCCGCCCTGGAGCTGGCGTACTTCCAGCGCCGCGACTACCGCCAGACCGCCACCGACCTCGGCGTCACCGAGGACGAGGCCCGCCGTCGCCTCCGCCTCGGCCTCCAGCTCCTCTCCACCGCCCACGACACCCGCCTCTCCGGCGCCCCGCCCGAACCCGGGGCCACGGCATGA
- a CDS encoding zf-HC2 domain-containing protein, with the protein MPSEPSEPREPWEPESAVPPVPPVPPVSPVPAAAPVPASPLVLEHQVLKALLGAWALAACSAEEALAVEEHLGVCGPCADEARRLREAVGLLHPPESLDLDPALRTQVLDVCLGRRPPRIPVPRWAAPYDAETARLDALLQDIGAADWHAPVRLRWFEGEGPASRRTTVAGVIAHLLTVDGLVASALGLDDPLGLLEGGHDAPVDGTPEARTEAYWKASHFPPTRALRAPWRQQSHDIVRTVSFTGGGSDDSDKPGRLAVSYGGFALPLRDAMLDRAFECWIHAEDIAEAVDYPYEPPSGRHLHGMIDLAARMLPVSLAERRRTGLASPPPPGRHLVPAGAPGRSLRLEIEGSGGGEWLIPLDSPAARGSADHEVAHVALDGVEFCRLAAGHVPPEEAAAGQGGDREAIRDVLFAAAALSRM; encoded by the coding sequence GTGCCCTCCGAGCCTTCGGAGCCTCGAGAGCCTTGGGAGCCCGAGTCGGCCGTACCGCCTGTGCCGCCCGTACCGCCCGTATCGCCTGTCCCGGCCGCCGCGCCCGTCCCGGCCTCTCCCCTCGTCCTGGAGCACCAGGTGCTCAAGGCGCTGCTCGGGGCCTGGGCGTTGGCGGCGTGTTCGGCGGAGGAGGCGTTGGCTGTCGAGGAGCATCTCGGGGTGTGCGGGCCGTGCGCGGACGAGGCGCGGCGGTTGCGGGAGGCCGTGGGGCTGCTGCATCCGCCGGAGAGCCTCGACCTGGACCCGGCCCTGCGCACCCAGGTGCTGGATGTCTGTCTGGGCCGCCGCCCACCGCGCATCCCCGTCCCCCGCTGGGCCGCCCCGTACGACGCGGAGACGGCCCGGCTGGACGCGTTGCTGCAGGACATCGGCGCCGCCGACTGGCACGCCCCCGTACGGCTGCGCTGGTTCGAGGGGGAGGGGCCGGCGAGCCGTCGTACGACCGTCGCCGGGGTCATCGCCCACCTGCTCACCGTCGACGGGCTCGTCGCGTCCGCACTCGGTCTGGACGACCCGCTCGGCCTGCTGGAGGGTGGCCACGACGCACCCGTCGACGGTACGCCGGAGGCCCGCACCGAGGCGTACTGGAAGGCGTCCCACTTCCCGCCCACCCGCGCCCTGCGCGCCCCCTGGCGGCAGCAGAGCCACGACATCGTCCGCACGGTGTCGTTCACGGGCGGCGGCTCGGACGACTCCGACAAGCCCGGTCGCCTGGCGGTCTCGTACGGCGGCTTCGCGCTCCCTCTCCGGGACGCGATGCTGGACCGGGCGTTCGAGTGCTGGATCCACGCGGAGGACATCGCGGAGGCCGTGGACTACCCGTACGAGCCGCCCTCCGGCCGCCATCTGCACGGCATGATCGACCTGGCGGCCCGCATGCTGCCCGTGTCCCTGGCCGAGCGCCGCCGGACCGGCCTCGCGTCCCCGCCTCCGCCCGGCCGCCACCTCGTACCGGCCGGCGCCCCCGGCCGCAGCCTCCGTCTGGAGATCGAGGGCTCCGGCGGCGGGGAGTGGCTCATCCCCCTCGACTCCCCCGCGGCCCGCGGCTCCGCCGACCACGAGGTGGCCCACGTGGCCCTCGACGGCGTCGAATTCTGCCGCCTCGCCGCCGGGCACGTCCCTCCCGAGGAAGCGGCGGCGGGCCAGGGCGGCGACCGCGAGGCGATCAGGGACGTCCTGTTCGCGGCGGCGGCGCTGAGCCGGATGTAG
- the purU gene encoding formyltetrahydrofolate deformylase: MNEQSTRAAAPADQYVLTLACPDKQGIVHAVSSYLFMTGCNIEDSQQFGDHDTGLFFMRVHFSAEAPVSVEKLRASFAAIGDSFQMDWQINRADEKMRIVLMVSKFGHCLNDLLFRASIGALPVEIAAVVSNHTDFAELVGSYDIPFHHIPVTKETKAEAEARVLEIVREENVELVVLARYMQVLSDDLCKQLNGRIINIHHSFLPSFKGAKPYHQAHARGVKLIGATAHYVTADLDEGPIIEQEVERVGHGVTPEGLVAVGRDVECQALARAVKWHAERRILMNGRRTVVFA; the protein is encoded by the coding sequence ATGAACGAGCAGTCCACCCGAGCCGCGGCGCCCGCCGACCAGTACGTCCTCACCCTCGCCTGCCCGGACAAGCAGGGCATCGTGCACGCCGTGTCGAGCTACCTGTTCATGACCGGCTGCAACATCGAGGACAGCCAGCAGTTCGGCGACCACGACACGGGTCTGTTCTTCATGCGCGTCCACTTCTCGGCGGAGGCGCCGGTGAGCGTGGAGAAGCTGCGGGCCAGCTTCGCGGCGATCGGTGACTCCTTCCAGATGGACTGGCAGATCAACCGGGCCGACGAGAAGATGCGCATCGTCCTGATGGTCAGCAAGTTCGGCCACTGCCTGAACGACCTGCTCTTCCGGGCGAGCATCGGGGCGCTGCCGGTGGAGATCGCGGCCGTGGTCTCCAACCACACCGACTTCGCCGAGCTGGTGGGGTCGTACGACATCCCCTTCCACCACATCCCGGTGACCAAGGAGACCAAGGCCGAGGCCGAGGCGCGGGTGCTGGAGATCGTGCGCGAGGAGAACGTCGAGCTGGTCGTTCTGGCCCGCTACATGCAGGTCCTCTCCGACGACCTCTGCAAGCAGCTCAACGGCCGCATCATCAACATCCACCACTCCTTCCTGCCGAGCTTCAAGGGCGCGAAGCCGTACCACCAGGCCCACGCGCGCGGTGTGAAGCTGATCGGGGCGACGGCGCACTATGTCACTGCCGACCTCGACGAGGGGCCGATCATCGAGCAGGAGGTCGAGCGGGTGGGGCACGGGGTGACGCCCGAGGGGCTCGTCGCGGTCGGGCGGGACGTGGAGTGCCAGGCGCTGGCGCGGGCCGTGAAGTGGCATGCGGAGCGGCGGATCCTGATGAACGGGCGCCGGACGGTCGTCTTCGCGTAG
- a CDS encoding SCO4402 family protein: MTVQGPETPSRRGRRSSTMGGMPLNDMPWWRWRSNVRSALHMLSDPAFQQNVWLAGVDGYGDVTDAVYRLVEDTWLDNWSAEKYVGTIFRDAQEAALVDSAVLRVLRIMHQVGPDAPVSAYLDHDAWPEAVRAAREAHVRLSVSDGEDPDTPPRTLEVLRIMTRAA; encoded by the coding sequence ATGACCGTCCAAGGTCCGGAGACCCCTTCCCGTCGCGGGCGTCGCTCATCCACCATGGGCGGCATGCCACTGAACGACATGCCGTGGTGGCGCTGGCGCAGCAATGTGCGCTCCGCGCTGCACATGCTCTCCGACCCCGCGTTCCAGCAGAACGTCTGGCTGGCCGGTGTCGACGGGTACGGGGACGTCACCGACGCCGTGTACCGCCTGGTCGAGGACACCTGGCTGGACAACTGGTCCGCCGAGAAGTACGTGGGCACGATCTTCCGCGACGCCCAGGAGGCGGCCCTCGTCGACAGCGCCGTGCTGCGCGTGCTGCGGATCATGCACCAGGTCGGCCCGGACGCGCCCGTCTCCGCGTACCTCGACCACGACGCCTGGCCCGAGGCCGTCCGCGCCGCCCGCGAGGCTCACGTACGCCTCTCGGTGAGCGACGGGGAGGACCCGGACACACCGCCGCGCACCCTCGAGGTGCTGCGGATCATGACCAGGGCGGCGTAG
- a CDS encoding ABC transporter substrate-binding protein, which produces MTGFRARRTPLSADRLQGLAKRLVRATTLAACASLVAGCGAIPGTTGGSGDGSVTVMTWAPEKTAATNKPGMPAMAKAYARWVNANGGINGHELKILTCNDRNQTVTAAKCARRAADENVVAVVGSYSQHGRSFLAPLESAGIPYIGGYGVTDDEFASALSYPVNGGQASLMAGLGEQLAKACGPVALVRPDSIAGDQLPLLLDSGLRSGGHDKSEDQLAAEDATEYGGHAREALRRAGTDPAAKGCVVPALGDRTFTFMDSFRRDRGDYPGVRTGTVLGSVDQTVLDATGGRSGPYEGAYVTGWYPVETDKRWDRMKKVIQEHAFDDNRIDPADPGVQTTWIAYTVLTAAIEALGDGEVTSQAIRRVLDDGLKVTTGGLTPPLSWRFEDLIASAGFPRLINPEVTFQVVRKGQLVAARRGFVNVEKTLVEADS; this is translated from the coding sequence ATGACTGGCTTCCGGGCACGACGGACCCCCCTTTCCGCAGACCGACTCCAAGGGCTCGCCAAACGCCTGGTCAGGGCCACCACGCTGGCGGCGTGTGCGTCACTCGTCGCGGGGTGCGGGGCCATCCCCGGGACCACGGGGGGTTCCGGGGACGGCTCCGTCACCGTCATGACCTGGGCCCCGGAGAAGACGGCCGCGACGAACAAGCCCGGCATGCCCGCCATGGCCAAGGCGTACGCCCGCTGGGTCAACGCCAACGGCGGCATCAACGGCCACGAGCTGAAGATCCTCACCTGCAACGACCGCAACCAGACCGTGACGGCCGCGAAGTGCGCCCGCCGCGCCGCCGACGAGAACGTCGTCGCGGTCGTCGGGTCGTACAGCCAGCACGGCCGTTCCTTCCTCGCCCCGCTGGAGTCGGCGGGCATCCCGTACATCGGCGGCTACGGCGTCACCGACGACGAGTTCGCCAGCGCCCTGTCCTACCCGGTCAACGGCGGGCAGGCCTCCCTCATGGCAGGCCTCGGCGAACAGCTCGCCAAGGCCTGCGGCCCGGTCGCCCTCGTACGCCCCGACTCGATAGCGGGCGACCAGCTGCCGCTGCTGCTGGACTCGGGGCTGCGGTCCGGGGGGCACGACAAGTCCGAGGACCAGCTGGCCGCCGAGGACGCGACCGAGTACGGGGGGCACGCCCGGGAGGCGCTGCGGCGGGCCGGCACCGACCCGGCCGCGAAGGGATGCGTCGTCCCCGCGCTGGGCGACCGCACCTTCACCTTCATGGACTCCTTCCGCCGGGACCGCGGCGACTATCCGGGCGTCCGCACCGGGACCGTCCTCGGCAGCGTCGACCAGACGGTGCTCGACGCGACCGGTGGCAGGTCGGGACCGTACGAGGGGGCGTACGTCACCGGCTGGTACCCGGTGGAGACCGACAAGCGGTGGGACCGGATGAAGAAGGTGATCCAGGAGCACGCCTTCGACGACAACCGGATCGACCCGGCGGACCCGGGTGTGCAGACCACGTGGATCGCGTACACCGTCCTGACGGCCGCCATCGAGGCGCTCGGCGACGGCGAGGTGACCTCCCAGGCGATCCGCCGAGTCCTCGACGACGGCCTGAAGGTCACCACGGGCGGCCTGACCCCACCCCTCAGCTGGCGCTTCGAAGACCTCATCGCCTCCGCCGGCTTCCCCCGCCTGATCAACCCCGAAGTCACCTTCCAGGTCGTCCGCAAGGGCCAACTGGTCGCGGCGCGACGGGGGTTCGTGAATGTCGAGAAGACGCTGGTGGAAGCGGACAGCTGA